The Pseudanabaena sp. FACHB-2040 genome includes a window with the following:
- a CDS encoding Mrp/NBP35 family ATP-binding protein yields the protein MSNSLSVESVLEVLQPVQDPELQKSLVDLNMIRNVAIASGQVSFTLVLTTPACPLREFIVEDCEKAVRTLPGVVSVDVEVTAETPQQKALPDRTGIAGVKNIVAVSSGKGGVGKSTVAVNIAVSLAQAGAKVGLIDADIYGPNAPIMMGLSEAEVSVRQGSQGEVLNPVFNHGVKMVSMGFLIERDQPVIWRGPMLNGIIRQFLYQVEWGDLDYLIIDLPPGTGDAQLTLAQAVPMAGAVIVTTPQSVALADARRGLRMFQQLQVPVLGIVENMSYFIPPDMPDKQYDIFGSGGGKNTAQELDIPLLGCVPLEMAVRQGGDQGVPIVVASPNSASAQALRAIAQQVAAKVSVAALAS from the coding sequence ATGAGCAATTCCCTATCTGTCGAATCTGTCCTGGAAGTGCTGCAGCCAGTCCAGGATCCTGAGCTGCAAAAGAGCCTGGTTGACCTTAATATGATCCGCAATGTAGCGATAGCAAGCGGCCAGGTGAGCTTCACCCTGGTGCTGACTACGCCCGCCTGTCCCCTGCGTGAATTTATTGTTGAAGACTGCGAAAAAGCAGTGCGGACACTGCCTGGGGTTGTTTCAGTCGATGTCGAAGTAACAGCAGAGACACCTCAGCAAAAGGCCCTCCCCGATCGCACCGGCATTGCTGGAGTCAAAAATATTGTGGCTGTCTCTAGCGGCAAGGGCGGCGTTGGCAAAAGTACCGTTGCTGTCAACATTGCTGTATCGCTGGCCCAGGCCGGAGCCAAAGTCGGATTGATTGATGCTGATATTTACGGCCCAAATGCCCCCATCATGATGGGCCTGTCAGAAGCCGAAGTGTCAGTGCGGCAGGGCAGTCAGGGCGAGGTGCTCAACCCAGTGTTTAACCACGGGGTCAAAATGGTCTCTATGGGCTTTTTGATTGAACGAGACCAGCCCGTAATCTGGCGAGGCCCTATGCTGAATGGCATCATTCGGCAGTTTCTCTACCAGGTTGAGTGGGGCGATTTAGATTACCTGATAATCGATCTCCCCCCCGGCACCGGCGATGCCCAGCTGACCTTAGCCCAGGCAGTGCCAATGGCAGGTGCAGTGATTGTAACTACGCCCCAGTCGGTAGCGCTGGCCGATGCCCGCCGGGGTCTACGCATGTTCCAGCAGCTGCAGGTGCCAGTTTTGGGCATTGTGGAAAACATGAGCTACTTCATACCACCCGACATGCCTGACAAGCAGTACGACATTTTTGGCTCCGGTGGCGGCAAAAATACTGCCCAGGAACTCGATATTCCCCTGCTGGGCTGCGTTCCCTTAGAAATGGCGGTACGCCAGGGTGGCGATCAGGGCGTGCCGATTGTGGTGGCCTCTCCCAATTCGGCCTCAGCCCAGGCACTGCGGGCAATTGCTCAGCAGGTTGCCGCTAAAGTTTCTGTTGCTGCATTAGCTTCATGA
- the hemF gene encoding oxygen-dependent coproporphyrinogen oxidase: MTSSSVSPATTSNPATAPTDSRERVSQGFQQLQDSICRQLETLDGGGTFQEDQWKRPEGGGGRSRVIKQGDVFEQGGVNFSEVWGENLPPSILVQRPEAAGHGFYATGTSMVLHPRNPYVPTVHLNYRYFEAGPVWWFGGGIDLTPYYPFEEDVVHFHRTLKETCDRYHDAYYPTFKRWCDEYFYLKHRQETRGVGGIFFDYQDGRGELYRGPDADGPAAQHSQQVGELPQRDWETLFSFAQACGNAFIPAYSPIVEKRSSTQYSDHERQFQLYRRGRYVEFNLVYDRGTIFGLQTNGRTESILMSLPPMVRWEYGYTPEPGTPEARLYDVFLKPQDWANWPAA; this comes from the coding sequence ATGACTAGCTCCTCTGTCTCCCCAGCCACCACCTCCAACCCCGCCACTGCTCCAACTGACTCTCGTGAACGGGTTAGCCAAGGCTTTCAGCAGTTACAGGACAGTATTTGCCGCCAGCTTGAGACGCTAGATGGGGGTGGCACCTTTCAGGAGGACCAGTGGAAACGCCCTGAAGGAGGCGGTGGACGCTCTCGGGTAATCAAGCAGGGAGATGTGTTTGAGCAGGGCGGCGTCAATTTTTCAGAGGTCTGGGGGGAAAACTTGCCGCCCTCGATCCTGGTACAGCGACCCGAAGCGGCAGGCCATGGATTTTACGCCACCGGCACCTCAATGGTGCTCCACCCCCGCAACCCCTATGTACCAACGGTTCACCTCAACTACCGCTACTTTGAGGCAGGCCCAGTCTGGTGGTTTGGTGGCGGCATCGACCTCACCCCCTACTATCCCTTTGAGGAAGATGTGGTACATTTCCACCGCACTCTCAAGGAGACTTGCGATCGCTACCACGACGCCTATTACCCTACCTTCAAGCGTTGGTGCGATGAGTATTTCTATCTCAAACACCGCCAGGAAACGAGAGGCGTCGGCGGCATTTTCTTTGACTATCAGGATGGCCGCGGTGAGCTATATCGCGGGCCTGATGCCGATGGACCAGCAGCACAACACAGTCAGCAGGTGGGCGAATTGCCCCAGCGTGACTGGGAAACGCTGTTTTCCTTTGCCCAAGCCTGTGGCAATGCCTTCATCCCGGCCTACTCCCCCATTGTGGAGAAGCGCAGCAGCACCCAGTACAGTGATCATGAGCGGCAGTTCCAGCTCTATCGGCGGGGCCGCTACGTGGAGTTTAACCTGGTCTACGACCGGGGCACGATTTTTGGGCTACAGACCAATGGTCGTACCGAGTCAATTTTGATGTCGCTGCCGCCCATGGTGCGCTGGGAGTACGGCTATACTCCCGAGCCCGGCACACCTGAGGCCCGGCTGTACGATGTTTTCCTTAAACCTCAAGATTGGGCCAACTGGCCTGCGGCTTAG
- a CDS encoding ABC transporter permease codes for MKYFREVAAVALRILTELGRRQRSLIFWAIFPVLVLVLNGIILEGRAQISTEQAFTNAIPATLVGAALFFSCLGGSVATVVAEREQQTLKRLFLSPLSGVSYFLGIFVAYCVIGLGQTVLVYAIAVARGGSFEGSIPLGLLIILLSIAAYVGVGFILGTQFARRTEDINSLIAAFGVPLLILGGAFLPAALFPQTLLDLARFNPVYHMIEALYGVSAEGATLGDIANHFWFLLVFALVMVAGGWVAYYRMLLVERRL; via the coding sequence ATGAAGTATTTCCGGGAAGTGGCTGCCGTAGCGCTGCGGATATTGACTGAACTGGGGCGGCGGCAGCGCAGCCTGATCTTCTGGGCGATTTTTCCGGTGCTGGTGCTGGTGCTAAACGGCATTATTTTAGAGGGCCGTGCCCAGATTTCGACTGAGCAAGCGTTTACTAATGCTATCCCGGCAACTTTGGTGGGGGCAGCTCTCTTTTTTAGCTGCTTGGGCGGCAGCGTCGCGACGGTGGTAGCAGAGCGAGAGCAGCAGACTTTGAAGCGGCTATTCCTATCGCCTCTCAGCGGAGTTTCCTACTTTCTGGGAATTTTTGTGGCTTACTGCGTGATTGGGCTGGGGCAGACGGTGCTGGTCTATGCGATCGCAGTCGCCCGAGGGGGCTCCTTCGAGGGTTCTATCCCCCTGGGCCTGCTGATCATCCTTCTCAGCATTGCGGCCTACGTCGGGGTGGGCTTTATCCTAGGCACCCAGTTCGCCCGCCGCACCGAAGATATCAATTCCCTGATCGCAGCTTTTGGGGTGCCCCTCTTAATTTTGGGCGGTGCATTTCTGCCTGCAGCCCTATTTCCACAGACTCTGCTGGATTTGGCCCGCTTTAACCCTGTTTATCACATGATTGAGGCCCTGTACGGGGTTTCGGCAGAGGGGGCGACGCTGGGAGACATTGCCAACCACTTCTGGTTTCTGCTGGTTTTTGCCCTGGTTATGGTGGCTGGAGGCTGGGTCGCCTATTACCGAATGCTGCTGGTGGAGCGACGGCTATAA
- the rodA gene encoding rod shape-determining protein RodA: protein MIQVSSTFQRRWRFLLQGWQGVDWLLMGLPVALVAFATLVISSIQRNMGTPELSWNHGWLGVLGILVALWIARLRYEHLLQWQWVIYAVTNVTLLLVMFIGTIGSGAQSWINVGNLYIQPSEFAKISIIITLAAALSGPRAGSLLGVAKALAIVALPWGLVFIQPDLGTSLVFGAITLVMLYWANVNLGWLLLMGSPLVAALLFHFSLPVWLLWSLAMGITAWMTLPWRLFSTVIATAVNLIAGKVGDVFWGLLHDYQKDRLILFLDPDKDPLGGGYHLIQSRIAIGAGELWGRGLGEGTQTQLSFIPEQHTDFVFSAIGEEWGFIGAIAVLVVFWLICLRLVIIAQNAKDDFGSLLAVGVLSMILFQVIVNVGMTIGLAPITGIPLPWVSYGRASMLTNFIALGIVESVANYRRRLKFTD, encoded by the coding sequence ATGATTCAAGTTTCTTCTACTTTTCAAAGACGCTGGCGATTTCTACTCCAGGGCTGGCAGGGGGTAGACTGGCTCCTGATGGGGCTGCCTGTTGCCTTGGTAGCCTTTGCCACCTTAGTCATTAGCAGCATTCAGCGCAACATGGGCACTCCAGAGCTGAGCTGGAACCATGGCTGGCTAGGCGTTCTCGGTATACTGGTGGCGCTATGGATTGCTCGACTGCGCTACGAGCATCTGCTTCAGTGGCAGTGGGTCATCTACGCTGTCACCAACGTTACGCTCCTTCTGGTGATGTTTATTGGCACCATCGGCTCTGGGGCCCAGAGTTGGATCAACGTAGGCAACCTTTATATCCAGCCCTCTGAGTTTGCCAAAATCAGCATTATCATCACCCTGGCAGCAGCACTGAGCGGCCCTAGAGCTGGTAGTTTGCTCGGCGTTGCCAAGGCCCTGGCAATCGTAGCATTGCCCTGGGGTCTGGTGTTCATTCAGCCCGATTTGGGCACCTCCCTGGTATTTGGTGCCATTACCCTGGTAATGCTCTACTGGGCAAATGTCAATCTGGGTTGGCTGTTGCTGATGGGCTCTCCTCTGGTGGCTGCGCTGCTGTTTCACTTTTCTTTGCCGGTCTGGCTACTTTGGAGCCTGGCAATGGGCATTACCGCCTGGATGACGCTGCCCTGGCGTCTGTTTAGTACAGTGATAGCAACGGCCGTCAACCTGATTGCAGGTAAGGTAGGCGACGTGTTTTGGGGGCTGCTGCACGACTATCAGAAAGACCGCCTAATCCTTTTTCTAGACCCGGATAAAGATCCGCTGGGTGGCGGTTATCACCTGATTCAGTCACGCATTGCTATTGGGGCTGGGGAGTTGTGGGGCCGGGGCTTAGGGGAGGGCACTCAAACTCAGCTGAGCTTTATTCCTGAGCAGCACACGGACTTTGTATTTTCTGCCATTGGGGAAGAGTGGGGCTTTATTGGGGCCATAGCAGTACTGGTTGTATTTTGGTTGATTTGCCTGCGCCTGGTGATCATTGCCCAGAACGCCAAGGACGACTTTGGCTCTCTGCTGGCCGTTGGGGTGCTCTCGATGATCTTGTTTCAGGTGATTGTTAATGTGGGTATGACTATTGGCCTGGCACCTATCACCGGCATTCCGCTGCCCTGGGTCAGTTACGGCCGAGCTTCTATGCTGACGAATTTTATTGCGCTGGGCATTGTTGAGTCGGTCGCTAACTATCGTCGTCGACTCAAGTTTACGGACTAG
- a CDS encoding HAD family hydrolase: MTPTPDILALDFDGVICDGLIEYFQSAWQAYCQLFQPASQEPAPDLAEDFYALRPVIETGWEMPILLHGLCSGLSREAISADWPTMAHQLITEAGLDSKTASTAVDSVRDRWIQTDLDDWLSQHRFYPGVIAQVQHLMEAGVYLIIISTKEGRFIQQLLSQQGLNLGAGQILGKEVKQPKYITLQQIQNSPPIGAAASVSIWFVEDRLKALELVEKQSDLSTVELFLADWGYNTPAEKNLAEQSERIHRLSLSQFTAPLTAWPNRHLDLRGLPE; the protein is encoded by the coding sequence ATGACGCCTACTCCCGATATTCTGGCCCTGGACTTTGATGGGGTGATCTGCGATGGGCTGATTGAGTATTTTCAATCGGCCTGGCAGGCTTATTGTCAGCTCTTTCAGCCCGCCTCTCAAGAGCCTGCCCCAGATTTAGCTGAAGACTTTTACGCCCTACGCCCTGTGATCGAAACGGGTTGGGAAATGCCCATTCTGCTCCATGGGCTGTGCTCTGGCCTCAGCCGCGAAGCCATTTCTGCAGACTGGCCCACCATGGCCCACCAGCTGATTACTGAGGCAGGGCTAGACAGCAAAACAGCCTCAACCGCAGTCGATAGCGTGCGAGATCGGTGGATTCAAACTGACCTAGACGATTGGCTCAGCCAACACCGCTTTTATCCGGGCGTTATTGCTCAAGTGCAGCATCTCATGGAAGCTGGCGTTTACCTGATCATCATTTCTACCAAAGAAGGCCGCTTCATTCAACAGCTGCTGAGTCAGCAGGGCCTGAACTTAGGCGCAGGGCAAATCCTGGGGAAGGAAGTTAAACAGCCCAAATACATCACTCTCCAGCAGATCCAAAATAGTCCGCCGATTGGGGCTGCTGCCTCTGTCAGCATCTGGTTTGTCGAAGATCGGCTCAAAGCGCTAGAGCTGGTTGAGAAACAGTCCGATTTAAGCACCGTAGAGCTATTTCTAGCCGACTGGGGCTACAACACCCCCGCAGAGAAAAACCTGGCGGAGCAGTCTGAGCGAATTCATCGGCTGTCGCTCTCTCAGTTCACTGCGCCCTTGACAGCCTGGCCCAATCGTCATTTGGACCTAAGGGGTTTGCCTGAATAG
- a CDS encoding SRPBCC family protein — protein sequence MFQDWAINSPLTSARAFLARLRHQRTLDRSYWTVSSASVDTLWQTIMNLADVSWHPLLSSTNAPNGLSPKPGLIYRAFTRICPIPVSIFVERVLPRELLTVRLFPVPGLEERVTYEIKSTVMGTQISYSVTLRGWLSPLAWSLLKPYAARVASALANAAEQTSTLGKRKPSSQPW from the coding sequence ATGTTTCAGGATTGGGCTATAAACAGTCCTTTGACGTCTGCAAGGGCTTTTCTAGCAAGACTGCGCCACCAGAGGACTCTAGATCGATCCTACTGGACAGTCAGTTCGGCGTCAGTAGATACGCTCTGGCAAACTATCATGAACCTGGCCGATGTCTCCTGGCACCCCCTGCTAAGCAGCACTAATGCCCCCAACGGCCTCAGTCCCAAGCCAGGTCTAATTTACCGAGCTTTTACCCGGATTTGCCCCATTCCCGTCAGTATTTTTGTTGAGCGGGTGCTGCCTCGTGAGCTGTTGACGGTTCGCCTGTTTCCCGTTCCCGGCTTAGAAGAGCGGGTTACCTACGAAATCAAATCTACGGTCATGGGCACCCAAATTTCGTATTCTGTCACCCTGCGGGGCTGGCTCTCGCCACTGGCTTGGTCCCTGTTAAAACCCTATGCCGCTAGGGTCGCCTCAGCCTTAGCCAATGCCGCCGAACAGACGTCTACACTAGGAAAACGCAAACCCAGTTCCCAGCCCTGGTGA
- a CDS encoding NAD(P)H dehydrogenase subunit NdhS — MIFPGSVVRITNVDDTYYGFQGLVQRITDGKVAVLFEGGNWDKLISFQMSDLEAVDTSKRRKK, encoded by the coding sequence ATGATTTTCCCCGGTTCTGTGGTTCGCATTACCAATGTTGACGATACCTACTACGGCTTTCAGGGGTTGGTGCAGCGCATTACGGATGGCAAAGTCGCTGTTCTGTTTGAAGGCGGCAACTGGGACAAGCTGATCAGCTTTCAGATGTCAGACTTAGAAGCCGTTGACACCTCGAAGCGCCGCAAGAAGTAG
- a CDS encoding type I secretion C-terminal target domain-containing protein — protein MDDTKTVPAPIFSSPEALEGVADDTIAADTETVSQPFWSPIGTETLQAYTWFGPWGPIGARFEIPSVAHWGSPSKDFLAGTDHAEAIYGLTGANLLLGGGGDDLLVAGPNGDALLGGTGNDVLIGGAGNDSLEGGAGNDWLYGGGGANTLTGWTGQDVFAFLLNGSDALLGTLTPAGSTVPGTDFPSKEASVSSPDVITDFTIGEDLLLVGGLLNESLPADFNPFEAYVQLTQMGSSTLVTVNQVDSLGAAFSTDIAVLNNVEAHLLDASSFTFA, from the coding sequence TTGGATGATACAAAAACTGTTCCAGCGCCAATCTTCTCTTCGCCTGAGGCCTTAGAAGGTGTAGCAGACGATACGATCGCAGCCGATACCGAAACTGTTTCCCAACCTTTTTGGTCGCCCATAGGCACAGAAACTCTGCAGGCGTATACCTGGTTTGGCCCCTGGGGACCTATAGGAGCCCGTTTCGAGATTCCCAGCGTTGCCCATTGGGGCAGCCCCAGCAAAGACTTCTTAGCAGGGACTGACCATGCAGAGGCCATCTACGGGTTAACCGGGGCTAACCTGCTGCTAGGCGGAGGCGGGGATGATCTGCTGGTAGCAGGCCCCAATGGCGATGCGCTTTTAGGGGGTACCGGCAACGATGTGCTGATCGGCGGCGCGGGCAATGACTCCCTAGAAGGGGGCGCGGGCAACGACTGGCTCTATGGCGGCGGCGGTGCCAATACCCTAACTGGCTGGACGGGCCAAGACGTCTTTGCGTTTCTCTTAAATGGATCAGATGCGCTCCTGGGGACGCTAACTCCCGCTGGATCGACTGTGCCCGGTACTGACTTCCCCAGTAAAGAGGCCTCTGTTAGCAGCCCTGACGTAATCACAGACTTTACCATTGGCGAAGATCTGCTCTTGGTTGGTGGTCTACTCAATGAGTCGCTGCCCGCAGACTTCAATCCCTTTGAAGCTTATGTGCAGCTGACTCAGATGGGCAGCAGCACCCTAGTCACGGTCAACCAGGTGGATAGCTTGGGAGCGGCTTTTTCAACTGACATTGCGGTTCTCAACAACGTTGAGGCTCACCTCCTAGATGCCAGCAGTTTTACCTTTGCCTAG
- a CDS encoding aromatic ring-hydroxylating dioxygenase subunit alpha has translation MDISMVVPEASPADSSSPVAKAEADVETGQTPLRQLGISPNHWYVLARSSELQANPLGLTLWQQPIVLYRDRNGQVHALEDRCPHRQVKLSQGQVNGSEIVCAYHGWHFNAAGACSHVPYLEANQKLPSCTLRTYPVREQDGFIWVFPGDLAQLDAQKIEPLSLPEWDHLNYIATVSMIDVQAHYSFLIENLMDMYHGHLHQDYQAWTQPVLQSLDATDARVDAHYQAQSYYRIDKIWSISQLFIPALRQLHPEPLDVSYAYPNWVATLGQDFKICCLFSPVNVTHTRAYLIHFTSLQAFPNLHKQPQWFRHWLKTRLFGSAQKMLDGLVEQDVVMLEQEQQAYLEAPHRKGPELNRALVSVQKLIRQQAAQGCSQ, from the coding sequence ATGGATATCTCAATGGTGGTTCCAGAGGCAAGTCCAGCCGATTCTAGCTCGCCTGTAGCAAAGGCTGAAGCAGATGTAGAAACAGGCCAAACCCCTCTGCGACAGCTCGGCATCAGCCCCAACCACTGGTATGTGCTGGCCCGCAGCAGCGAGCTACAGGCCAATCCCCTGGGCCTAACCCTGTGGCAACAGCCGATCGTGCTATATCGCGATCGCAACGGCCAAGTTCATGCCTTAGAAGACCGCTGTCCTCACCGCCAGGTCAAGCTCAGCCAAGGCCAGGTCAACGGCAGCGAAATTGTCTGTGCCTACCACGGCTGGCATTTCAATGCAGCCGGGGCCTGCTCCCACGTGCCCTACCTAGAGGCCAACCAAAAACTGCCCAGCTGCACCCTCCGCACCTATCCGGTGCGGGAGCAGGATGGCTTTATCTGGGTTTTCCCCGGCGACCTGGCCCAGCTCGATGCCCAAAAGATCGAGCCCCTCAGCCTGCCAGAATGGGATCACCTCAACTACATCGCTACTGTCTCAATGATCGATGTCCAGGCCCACTATTCCTTTCTCATCGAGAACCTGATGGATATGTATCACGGCCATCTCCATCAGGACTACCAGGCCTGGACTCAGCCTGTCTTGCAGAGCCTAGACGCTACCGATGCGCGAGTTGATGCCCACTATCAGGCCCAAAGCTATTACCGCATTGACAAAATTTGGTCGATCTCCCAGCTCTTCATCCCGGCCCTGCGCCAACTCCACCCAGAGCCACTAGATGTCAGCTATGCCTATCCCAACTGGGTGGCAACCCTGGGCCAAGACTTCAAGATCTGCTGCCTATTCTCGCCGGTAAACGTCACCCACACCCGCGCCTATCTAATTCACTTCACATCTCTACAGGCCTTTCCCAATCTTCACAAGCAGCCTCAGTGGTTTCGCCACTGGCTAAAGACCCGTTTGTTTGGCTCTGCTCAGAAAATGCTGGACGGCCTAGTCGAGCAGGATGTAGTGATGCTGGAGCAAGAGCAGCAGGCATACCTCGAAGCCCCCCACCGCAAAGGTCCCGAACTCAATCGGGCCTTAGTCAGCGTTCAAAAGCTAATCCGGCAGCAGGCTGCCCAGGGGTGTAGCCAATGA
- a CDS encoding STAS domain-containing protein, translating to MDQRTHTAEDGRTVIILTPTGRLDITTAWQFRLKLQECISRISPHVVVNLSQVNFIDSSGLTSLVAGMRDADKVKGSFRICNVHPDAKLVFEVTMMDSVFEIFETEAEALGAAPGVAG from the coding sequence ATGGATCAAAGAACACATACCGCAGAGGATGGCAGAACGGTCATTATCCTGACCCCCACTGGCCGACTGGATATCACCACTGCCTGGCAGTTTCGTCTGAAGCTGCAGGAGTGTATTTCTCGCATTAGCCCCCATGTCGTAGTCAATCTGAGCCAGGTTAATTTCATCGACAGTTCTGGCCTGACCTCCCTAGTTGCTGGGATGCGGGATGCAGATAAGGTCAAAGGTAGCTTCCGAATTTGCAATGTCCATCCTGACGCCAAACTTGTCTTTGAAGTCACCATGATGGACTCGGTGTTTGAGATTTTTGAGACTGAAGCAGAGGCTCTAGGGGCTGCCCCTGGGGTAGCTGGCTAA
- a CDS encoding FAD-dependent oxidoreductase encodes MSQSLETLVSQSLSRRNVLKLFGVGGLAGLLSYSRLTKPQPTVFEQDQIDLPYHAARPLKAVVVGGGLAGLAAAYELSQRGIAVTLLERSPQLGGKIASWPIQVGEDAFMMEHGFHGFFPQYYNLFSLVNELEIQSNFKSLNYYSVVYKDRYQPEVFRPSHSAFPWNVIDLAISSPNRLRWGINLTHLKHLQVFREITGFRTPQTYNRLDDISVADWVAEDFPRGLYDLYFLPFAKSSLNSPDVMSAGELMQFFHFYFFGNPEGLAFNGTCQDMGRSLVDPIVASIEANGGRVLTGVSVSQLHWQENQLSGVTYQEGGVATSSVPFWVERNPLISTEDMEYFGAGDRVFAIAPQSSAALSLTCTHQGCSVQRTVATTQSGFACPCHGAAYDAEGKVLAGPARENLGQFTVVKRQGDQVQLVAAQAGGTAPAGETLAADYYVLATDIPGIKHLFSLSDGPAEPVLASQVDQLQVADPFAVGRFWFDRDFDWEHSWFTSLSGYRLTDSITLYHRIQEDYIEWANRTGGSVVELHAYCYKEKEFPNQQDLLSTFETELYEIVPALKGATVLHRQLVNQKNFAGFPPGSFANRPETQTEVPNLLFAGDWVKMPFPCGLMERAVSSGLLAANAILKQEGAQRRPILSVNPEGVLKI; translated from the coding sequence ATGAGTCAATCGTTAGAAACGTTGGTTTCTCAATCTCTCTCTCGCCGCAACGTGCTCAAACTCTTTGGGGTCGGGGGCCTTGCAGGGCTACTCAGCTACTCCCGACTTACTAAGCCGCAACCCACGGTTTTTGAGCAAGACCAGATCGATCTACCATACCACGCCGCTCGCCCGCTAAAAGCAGTAGTGGTCGGCGGCGGGCTAGCCGGATTAGCAGCTGCCTATGAGCTGAGCCAGCGGGGCATCGCTGTCACGCTGCTGGAGCGATCGCCCCAGCTAGGCGGCAAAATTGCCAGCTGGCCGATCCAGGTAGGCGAAGATGCCTTCATGATGGAGCATGGCTTCCACGGCTTCTTCCCGCAGTACTACAACCTGTTTAGTCTGGTCAACGAGCTCGAGATCCAAAGCAACTTTAAGTCTCTCAACTACTACTCGGTCGTTTACAAAGACCGTTACCAGCCTGAGGTCTTCCGACCCAGCCACTCGGCCTTTCCCTGGAACGTGATCGATCTGGCAATTTCTTCCCCTAATCGCCTGCGCTGGGGTATCAATCTCACCCATCTCAAGCACCTCCAGGTGTTTCGCGAAATCACCGGGTTTCGCACCCCCCAAACCTACAACCGGCTAGACGATATATCCGTTGCCGACTGGGTCGCCGAAGATTTTCCCCGAGGTCTTTACGATCTCTACTTTTTGCCCTTCGCCAAGTCTAGCCTCAACTCACCCGACGTGATGAGCGCGGGAGAGCTGATGCAGTTCTTCCACTTCTACTTCTTTGGCAATCCGGAGGGGCTGGCCTTTAACGGTACCTGTCAGGATATGGGCCGCAGCCTGGTTGATCCCATCGTGGCTTCCATTGAGGCAAACGGGGGACGGGTGCTGACTGGGGTAAGCGTCAGCCAGCTCCATTGGCAGGAAAACCAGCTATCGGGGGTGACGTACCAGGAGGGTGGCGTTGCTACCAGTTCAGTGCCTTTTTGGGTAGAGCGCAATCCGCTGATCAGCACCGAGGATATGGAGTACTTTGGCGCAGGCGATCGGGTATTTGCGATCGCGCCCCAGTCCTCAGCTGCCCTCTCCCTCACCTGCACCCACCAGGGCTGCAGTGTGCAGCGCACCGTAGCCACCACCCAGTCTGGATTTGCCTGCCCCTGCCACGGAGCCGCCTACGATGCCGAAGGCAAGGTTCTAGCTGGGCCAGCCCGCGAAAACCTGGGCCAGTTTACGGTGGTCAAACGCCAGGGCGACCAGGTTCAGCTCGTAGCTGCTCAGGCTGGGGGGACAGCTCCTGCCGGGGAAACTCTAGCTGCCGACTACTACGTGCTGGCCACCGACATTCCCGGCATCAAGCATCTGTTCTCCCTGTCCGATGGGCCTGCTGAACCAGTTTTAGCCAGCCAGGTAGATCAGCTCCAGGTGGCCGACCCCTTCGCCGTAGGGCGATTCTGGTTTGATCGCGACTTTGACTGGGAGCATAGCTGGTTTACCTCTCTATCTGGCTATCGGCTCACTGACAGCATTACCCTCTACCACCGCATTCAAGAAGATTACATTGAGTGGGCTAACCGCACAGGCGGCAGCGTTGTCGAACTACATGCCTACTGCTATAAGGAAAAGGAGTTTCCTAACCAGCAGGATTTGCTCAGCACTTTTGAGACTGAGCTTTACGAGATTGTGCCTGCACTAAAAGGGGCAACCGTGCTCCACAGACAGCTGGTTAATCAGAAAAACTTTGCCGGGTTCCCGCCAGGCAGCTTCGCCAATCGCCCGGAAACCCAAACGGAGGTGCCCAACCTGCTGTTTGCTGGAGACTGGGTGAAAATGCCTTTCCCCTGCGGTTTGATGGAGCGGGCGGTCAGTAGCGGCTTACTGGCTGCCAACGCCATCTTGAAGCAGGAAGGCGCTCAACGTCGTCCTATCTTGTCGGTTAACCCCGAAGGGGTGCTAAAAATTTAG
- a CDS encoding chromophore lyase CpcT/CpeT, translating to MATLSSKLLTLGRYLAGEFENRAQSLAEPAWYVHLKVWHRPIRLFHENSLTFFVEQVSVASGQPPYRQRILRLYESDSQIKGQYYGLKNAAQFRGGAIAPQILAPLTPEDLVELPTCCLSIESQELPEGQYSFKAALPAGSLCSFEYAGNTSYVSLGFAIGPASNAATLELRVYDKGIEPSTGKGLWGALMGPFCLIKNADFEGGQP from the coding sequence ATGGCAACCCTATCTTCTAAGCTGCTGACGTTAGGCCGCTATCTGGCGGGTGAGTTTGAGAACCGGGCACAATCTTTGGCAGAGCCTGCTTGGTACGTTCATCTCAAAGTATGGCACCGCCCTATCAGACTGTTTCACGAAAACAGCCTGACTTTTTTTGTTGAGCAAGTGAGCGTCGCCTCAGGCCAGCCGCCCTACCGACAGCGAATTCTTCGACTATACGAAAGCGATAGCCAAATTAAGGGCCAGTATTATGGGCTAAAGAATGCGGCTCAATTTAGAGGCGGTGCGATCGCACCACAAATTCTCGCTCCCCTGACTCCAGAAGATCTGGTGGAGCTGCCCACCTGCTGCCTGAGTATCGAGTCGCAGGAGCTTCCAGAGGGCCAGTACAGCTTTAAGGCAGCGCTGCCTGCTGGCAGCCTCTGCTCCTTCGAATACGCGGGCAATACTAGCTACGTCAGCCTAGGGTTTGCCATCGGCCCAGCCAGCAATGCCGCAACTCTAGAGTTGCGCGTTTATGACAAAGGCATTGAGCCTAGTACAGGCAAAGGGCTCTGGGGAGCTCTTATGGGTCCCTTTTGCCTAATTAAAAATGCCGACTTCGAGGGCGGGCAGCCTTAG